A genomic stretch from Nocardia wallacei includes:
- a CDS encoding Rieske 2Fe-2S domain-containing protein codes for MQITSVGHAGFHIRTAAGTILCDPWVNPAYFGSWFPFPDNTRLDWDELGDCDFLYVSHLHRDHFDAQHLIDHVNKDATVLLPDYPVPDLRRELEKLGFHKFFETEDSVKHTVHGPGGDLDVMIIALRAPADGPIGDSGLVVADGETVCFNMNDARPVDMDVLHEQFGHVDIHLLQYSGAIWYPMVYDIPNRTKSNFGKQKRQRGMDRARSYIEQVGATWVVPSAGPPVFLDPELRYLNDDRGDEGNIFPDQMVFLEQMRIHGNAGGVLMIPGSVAEVRGAELTLTHPFDPGEIYDDKAGYIERMAQRLAPVLAAEKATWASGDGPLLPQLKELFEPIMAQSDLICDGIGYPVGLVLGDETVVLDFPKRVVRGPIDGEGKYRYGFRIDPRLVRTVLRDGEPDWVNTIFLSTRFQAWRIGGYNEYLYTFFKCLTDERIAYADGWFAEAHDDSASCEIAGWEVQRRCPHLKADLSKFGVVEGNTLTCNLHGWQWDLETGRCKTSKGHELRSRKLP; via the coding sequence GTGCAGATCACCAGCGTCGGACACGCCGGATTCCACATCCGCACCGCGGCCGGGACGATCCTCTGCGATCCGTGGGTCAACCCGGCGTATTTCGGTTCGTGGTTCCCGTTCCCCGACAACACCCGGCTGGACTGGGACGAGCTGGGTGACTGCGATTTCCTCTACGTCTCGCACCTGCACCGCGACCACTTCGACGCGCAGCACCTGATCGACCACGTCAACAAGGACGCGACCGTCCTGCTGCCGGACTACCCGGTGCCGGATCTGCGGCGGGAACTGGAGAAGCTCGGCTTCCACAAGTTCTTCGAGACCGAGGACTCGGTCAAGCACACGGTGCACGGCCCGGGCGGCGACCTCGATGTGATGATCATCGCGCTGCGTGCGCCCGCCGACGGGCCGATCGGCGACTCCGGCCTGGTGGTCGCCGACGGCGAGACGGTGTGCTTCAACATGAACGACGCCCGGCCGGTGGACATGGATGTGCTGCACGAGCAGTTCGGGCACGTCGACATCCATCTGCTGCAGTATTCGGGCGCCATCTGGTATCCGATGGTCTACGACATCCCCAACCGCACCAAGTCCAACTTCGGCAAGCAGAAGCGCCAGCGCGGGATGGACCGGGCGCGCAGCTACATCGAGCAGGTCGGGGCGACCTGGGTGGTGCCCTCCGCCGGACCGCCGGTGTTCCTGGACCCGGAGCTGCGCTACCTGAACGACGACCGCGGTGACGAGGGCAACATCTTCCCCGACCAGATGGTGTTCCTGGAGCAGATGCGCATCCACGGCAATGCCGGTGGGGTGCTGATGATTCCGGGATCGGTCGCCGAGGTGCGCGGTGCGGAGTTGACCCTCACCCACCCGTTCGATCCGGGCGAGATCTACGATGACAAGGCCGGATACATCGAGCGCATGGCGCAGCGGCTGGCCCCGGTGCTGGCGGCCGAGAAGGCCACCTGGGCCTCGGGAGACGGCCCGCTGCTGCCGCAGCTGAAGGAGCTGTTCGAGCCGATCATGGCGCAGAGCGACCTGATCTGCGACGGCATCGGCTACCCCGTGGGCCTCGTGCTCGGCGACGAGACCGTGGTGCTGGACTTTCCCAAGCGCGTGGTGCGCGGCCCGATCGACGGAGAAGGCAAGTACCGCTACGGGTTCCGCATCGATCCGCGACTGGTGCGCACCGTGCTGCGCGACGGCGAGCCGGACTGGGTGAACACCATCTTCCTGTCCACCCGGTTCCAGGCATGGCGCATCGGCGGCTACAACGAGTACCTGTACACCTTCTTCAAATGCCTCACCGACGAGCGCATCGCCTACGCCGACGGCTGGTTCGCCGAGGCACACGACGATTCGGCCTCGTGCGAGATCGCCGGGTGGGAGGTGCAGCGCCGCTGCCCGCACCTCAAAGCCGACCTGTCGAAGTTCGGTGTGGTGGAAGGCAATACGCTCACCTGCAACCTGCACGGCTGGCAGTGGGACCTGGAGACCGGCCGCTGCAAAACCTCCAAGGGCCACGAACTCCGCTCCCGCAAGCTGCCCTGA
- a CDS encoding lysophospholipid acyltransferase family protein, giving the protein MEPVYRTIIGLARTVFFAQGLKFKVTGDEHIPATGGAVIAINHTGYMDFTYAGLPARTPKRYIRFMAKKEVFDDKISGPIMRALKHIPVDRAAGADSYQAAVEYLRRGELVGVYPEATISRSFEIKEFKSGAARMAIEAGVPIIPMVIWGAQRVWTKGHPKRLGRTNTPISIAVGEPIRPPAVPDGDIAAAAAELTATLRTTMQELLARLQQNYVHEPGAYWVPARLGGSAPTLAEADAMDAAEAAEKAARRAGADDAAE; this is encoded by the coding sequence GTGGAACCCGTCTACCGGACGATCATCGGCCTGGCCCGGACCGTCTTCTTCGCACAGGGACTGAAGTTCAAGGTCACCGGGGATGAGCACATCCCCGCGACCGGTGGCGCGGTCATCGCGATCAACCACACCGGGTACATGGACTTCACCTACGCCGGGCTGCCCGCGCGGACGCCGAAGCGCTACATCCGTTTCATGGCGAAGAAGGAGGTCTTCGACGACAAGATCTCCGGTCCGATCATGCGCGCGCTCAAGCATATTCCGGTGGATCGCGCGGCGGGGGCGGATTCCTATCAAGCCGCGGTGGAGTATCTGCGCCGGGGCGAACTGGTGGGCGTCTACCCCGAGGCCACCATCAGCCGCAGCTTCGAGATCAAGGAGTTCAAGTCGGGTGCGGCCCGGATGGCGATCGAGGCGGGCGTGCCGATCATCCCGATGGTGATCTGGGGCGCGCAGCGGGTCTGGACCAAGGGGCATCCGAAGCGGCTGGGGCGGACCAACACTCCGATCTCGATCGCCGTCGGCGAGCCCATCCGGCCCCCCGCCGTACCCGACGGCGATATCGCGGCGGCCGCCGCGGAGCTGACCGCCACTCTGCGCACGACCATGCAGGAGCTGCTGGCGCGATTACAGCAGAACTATGTGCACGAACCGGGCGCATACTGGGTTCCGGCCCGCCTCGGTGGCAGCGCCCCGACGCTCGCCGAGGCCGACGCGATGGATGCCGCGGAGGCCGCCGAGAAGGCCGCGCGCCGGGCGGGTGCGGACGACGCCGCGGAGTAG
- a CDS encoding lysophospholipid acyltransferase family protein, translating to MSREPVFDVLTGLVRSLFWAQGLRIDIAGQHHLPRAGGAVLAVNHTAYLDFMEVGLVGRESGRNVRYMMKAELERGIVGWLMKHCKAIGVDRSAGAESFARAVAALRAGEIVVVYPEATISRSFELKEFKSGAARMAIAAEVPIVPMVIWGAQRVWTKDLPRRLGRHRFPINIRLGAPIPPREPADDLTAELRSRMRELLDRAQQSYDMPAGARWVPARLGGAAPTPEQAAVLDREELARRRAKKDARDT from the coding sequence ATGTCGCGGGAACCGGTCTTCGACGTGCTCACCGGCTTGGTCCGGTCGCTGTTCTGGGCGCAGGGGCTGCGCATCGATATCGCCGGGCAGCACCATCTTCCGCGAGCGGGCGGCGCCGTGCTCGCCGTGAACCACACGGCCTACCTGGATTTCATGGAGGTCGGTCTGGTCGGGCGCGAATCGGGCCGCAATGTCCGGTACATGATGAAGGCCGAGCTGGAGCGCGGCATCGTGGGCTGGCTGATGAAGCACTGCAAGGCGATCGGCGTGGACCGCAGCGCGGGCGCGGAATCGTTCGCGCGGGCGGTGGCGGCGTTGCGCGCCGGCGAGATCGTGGTGGTGTATCCGGAGGCCACCATCAGTCGCAGCTTCGAGCTGAAGGAGTTCAAGTCGGGTGCGGCCCGGATGGCGATCGCGGCGGAGGTGCCGATCGTCCCGATGGTGATCTGGGGTGCGCAGCGGGTGTGGACCAAGGACCTGCCGCGGCGGCTCGGCCGCCATCGTTTCCCGATCAATATCCGCCTCGGCGCGCCGATCCCTCCGCGCGAGCCCGCCGACGACCTCACCGCCGAATTGCGTTCCCGCATGCGGGAACTGCTCGACCGGGCCCAGCAGTCCTACGACATGCCCGCGGGAGCCCGCTGGGTGCCCGCCCGCCTCGGCGGCGCCGCCCCGACACCCGAGCAGGCCGCGGTGCTGGATCGGGAGGAACTGGCGCGCCGGAGGGCCAAGAAGGACGCGCGCGACACCTGA
- a CDS encoding MFS transporter: MTTRTPTTVRPTRPGAAMLALALGVLSYGLMQTMLVPAIGVLEAALHTSATAATWAVMSAPLLASAILTPLVSRLGDRYGRRRMLLVVLALYLAATVVALLAPHIGVLIAARAGQGISLAVLPLAFGSVPDVLPPERVHAGLGLLSGLVGGAAGIALVCGGLIVDHGSWRWLFVVGAGLIVTALVLTQRYVPDGPGTGSGRLDPAGTALLAGGLCGILLALTVGPTSGWLSGPTLTLAAGGVLLLIVFGRVERRSRQPLIAMDLVLRRPIGVAHLAALTLGAVQFMYYVLVPKLVETPSTAGGFGGSVTAAGLVMLPSTLVVLPAGAVAGRVIARRGPRLPLAAGLLLTAAGAALLAVAHGAMWQAAVCALPIGLGTGLVMTALPSQLHRVVDPGRAATANGINTVSRTVGGALGSQLGAALVVGAATSGFPTAFWIATGIGIAGAALVLGAEPA, translated from the coding sequence GTGACCACCCGAACCCCGACCACTGTCCGGCCCACCCGGCCCGGCGCCGCCATGCTGGCGCTGGCGCTCGGCGTGCTGTCCTACGGCTTGATGCAGACCATGCTGGTACCGGCGATCGGCGTACTCGAGGCGGCGTTGCACACCAGCGCGACCGCCGCGACCTGGGCCGTGATGAGCGCGCCCCTGCTCGCCAGTGCCATCCTCACGCCGCTGGTGAGCCGGCTCGGCGATCGGTACGGGCGGCGGCGGATGCTGCTCGTCGTGCTGGCGCTCTACCTGGCCGCGACCGTGGTGGCCCTGCTCGCCCCGCACATCGGCGTCCTGATCGCGGCCCGCGCGGGACAGGGCATCAGCCTCGCGGTGCTGCCGCTGGCCTTCGGCTCCGTCCCGGACGTGCTGCCGCCCGAGCGCGTACATGCCGGACTCGGGCTACTGTCCGGCCTGGTGGGCGGTGCGGCGGGCATCGCGCTGGTATGCGGCGGACTGATCGTCGACCATGGCTCGTGGCGTTGGCTTTTCGTCGTCGGCGCGGGGCTGATCGTGACCGCGCTCGTGCTCACCCAGCGGTATGTGCCGGACGGCCCGGGCACCGGCAGCGGACGGCTCGACCCGGCGGGTACCGCACTGCTGGCGGGCGGACTGTGCGGCATTCTGCTGGCGCTGACCGTCGGGCCGACCAGCGGGTGGCTGTCCGGGCCGACGCTGACGCTCGCCGCCGGAGGAGTGCTGCTGCTGATCGTCTTCGGGCGGGTCGAGCGGCGCTCGCGGCAGCCGCTCATCGCGATGGACCTGGTGCTGCGTCGGCCGATCGGGGTTGCCCATCTCGCGGCGCTCACGCTGGGCGCGGTGCAGTTCATGTACTACGTGCTGGTGCCGAAGCTGGTCGAAACACCCTCCACCGCAGGCGGTTTCGGTGGGTCGGTCACGGCGGCCGGGCTGGTGATGCTGCCGTCGACACTCGTGGTGCTGCCCGCCGGAGCGGTCGCGGGCCGGGTGATCGCCCGTCGGGGACCGCGCCTGCCACTGGCCGCCGGGCTACTGCTGACCGCCGCCGGTGCCGCGCTGCTCGCCGTCGCCCACGGGGCGATGTGGCAGGCCGCGGTGTGCGCGCTGCCGATCGGTCTCGGCACCGGCCTGGTGATGACGGCGCTGCCGTCGCAGCTGCACCGCGTGGTCGACCCGGGGCGGGCGGCCACGGCCAACGGCATCAACACCGTGTCCCGGACGGTCGGCGGCGCGCTCGGCAGCCAGCTGGGCGCGGCGCTCGTCGTGGGCGCGGCGACGAGTGGCTTCCCCACGGCGTTCTGGATCGCCACCGGCATCGGAATCGCCGGAGCGGCACTGGTTCTGGGCGCCGAACCGGCGTGA
- a CDS encoding TetR family transcriptional regulator — MRAQPLTRDAIVAAARRVADAEGLAALTLRRLAQELDTGQASLYRHITDRRELLALLNDDLAQAFPVVRTGRPRERILRQWLGSHRVLLDHPWAGRVIIEATSVTATALPFAESALDALLAAGLSPDVAARTYRAVWQLLLGYVVNDHPLGHPGFDLDADRFPALVTARPHLAAADAPAEFEWALRRLLDAVLGPDPETD; from the coding sequence GTGCGCGCACAACCGCTGACCCGGGACGCGATCGTCGCCGCCGCGCGCCGCGTCGCCGACGCGGAGGGCCTGGCCGCGCTGACGCTGCGACGGCTGGCGCAGGAACTGGACACCGGCCAGGCCTCGCTGTATCGGCACATCACCGATCGGCGTGAACTCTTGGCGCTGTTGAACGACGATCTGGCACAGGCGTTCCCGGTCGTGCGGACCGGCCGACCCCGGGAGCGGATCCTGCGGCAGTGGCTCGGATCGCATCGCGTGCTGCTCGACCATCCCTGGGCGGGCCGGGTGATCATCGAGGCCACGTCGGTCACGGCCACCGCCCTGCCGTTCGCCGAATCCGCGCTGGACGCCCTGCTGGCCGCGGGCTTGTCGCCGGATGTCGCGGCGCGCACCTACCGCGCCGTCTGGCAACTGCTGCTCGGGTACGTGGTCAACGACCATCCGCTCGGGCACCCGGGCTTCGACCTCGATGCCGACCGGTTTCCGGCTCTGGTCACCGCGCGGCCGCACCTGGCCGCCGCCGACGCGCCGGCCGAGTTCGAGTGGGCGTTGCGGCGCCTGCTCGACGCCGTGCTCGGTCCCGATCCCGAAACGGATTGA
- a CDS encoding agmatine deiminase family protein: MTRYLMPAESAPHARTWLAWPAKESVWEELLPLVRADIVRLARAIAAREPVTVLARREQADEARRACGASVEVVPAPLDDLWIRDTGPICVTGPDGPAGIDFNFNGWGQKAEYHMDAKVARKLLEHAGIPRVVAPIVAEGGALEVDGEGTLLTTESALVNPNRNPGFAHEEIEKALHEMLGVTKVVWLQGVAGEDVTDCHVDAVARFAEPGVVLVDWPVHPDPGDVFARAAVRAREILREATDAAGRRFEIIEVPQPDSTALSGERGPDFLYSYVNFYVGNGAVYMPAYGDRRGDDRAAAILADAFPGREVVPVEYNAVLEGGGGIHCSTQQQPAA, encoded by the coding sequence ATGACGCGCTATCTGATGCCGGCGGAATCCGCTCCGCACGCCCGAACCTGGCTGGCCTGGCCGGCGAAGGAATCGGTGTGGGAGGAGCTGTTACCGCTGGTGCGCGCCGACATCGTGCGACTGGCCCGCGCGATCGCCGCCCGCGAGCCGGTCACCGTGCTGGCCCGGCGCGAGCAGGCCGACGAGGCGCGCCGGGCGTGCGGGGCGAGCGTGGAGGTGGTGCCCGCGCCGCTGGATGATCTGTGGATTCGCGACACCGGCCCGATATGCGTCACCGGTCCGGACGGACCGGCCGGAATCGATTTCAACTTCAACGGCTGGGGGCAGAAGGCCGAATACCACATGGACGCGAAGGTGGCGCGAAAACTGCTCGAGCACGCGGGTATTCCGCGGGTGGTCGCGCCGATCGTCGCGGAGGGCGGCGCACTGGAGGTGGACGGCGAGGGAACCCTGCTCACCACCGAGAGCGCGTTGGTCAACCCCAATCGCAATCCCGGATTCGCGCACGAGGAGATCGAAAAGGCGCTGCACGAAATGCTCGGCGTGACCAAAGTCGTCTGGCTGCAGGGGGTCGCCGGCGAGGATGTCACGGATTGTCACGTCGACGCCGTGGCGCGGTTCGCCGAGCCGGGCGTGGTGCTGGTGGATTGGCCGGTGCACCCGGACCCGGGTGACGTCTTCGCCCGCGCCGCGGTACGAGCGCGCGAGATCCTGCGCGAGGCCACCGACGCGGCGGGCCGCCGCTTCGAGATCATCGAGGTGCCGCAACCGGATTCGACCGCCCTGAGCGGCGAGCGCGGCCCCGACTTCCTGTACTCCTACGTCAATTTCTATGTCGGTAACGGGGCCGTCTACATGCCCGCCTACGGCGACCGCCGCGGCGACGACCGTGCCGCCGCGATCCTGGCCGACGCGTTCCCCGGCCGGGAGGTGGTGCCGGTGGAGTACAACGCGGTCCTCGAGGGCGGTGGCGGCATCCACTGCTCCACACAGCAGCAACCGGCGGCGTGA
- a CDS encoding ABC transporter family substrate-binding protein, with protein sequence MRIRSTVVRIAVPAVALGLVLSGCAGSDDSGSGTSAIGITNDINPHDVSELRDGGNLRLPFSGYPKNWNSLQIDGGDTDVTNIERPMMPQAFRINAAGEPSLDTDYFTSVELTSTEPQQVTYTINPKAVWSDGTPITWEDIAAQANALSGRDKTFLIQANQGFDRVAKVERGVDDRQAVLTFSKHFADWRGQFAGNSFLFPKSVTATPESFNKSLVDNITLTAGPFLVQSTDRAQGRIVLGRNPLWWGEKPKLDTITWSLLDSAAYLPALRNNELDWAGIASRDELKSVEGAPDIDIRRAPANQWSHLTFNGAPGSLLSDPKVRVAISKAIDRQGIATAIDNGLVADPKPLNNHIYLEGQKGYQDNSLGYDPDAAARELDEAGWKLNGDVREKDGRKLEIRDVMYNQDVWVQIAQIMQQNLARIGVKLTIDTKPGTGYFTDFIQPGDFDVAQWSWVGDAFPLTNMFQIWGYDPKDLQGNYGRIGSPELNDLIEKTVSELDPNKAIEMANQVDRKIFEEGHSIPLLQSPGIVAVRANLANYGARGLATYDWTKVGFLK encoded by the coding sequence ATGCGGATTCGTTCGACAGTTGTCCGGATAGCGGTCCCCGCGGTCGCGCTCGGATTGGTCTTGTCCGGGTGTGCGGGCTCGGATGACTCCGGGAGCGGCACGTCCGCGATCGGCATCACCAACGACATCAATCCGCACGATGTGAGCGAGTTGCGGGACGGGGGGAATCTGCGGCTGCCGTTCTCCGGTTATCCGAAGAACTGGAACAGCCTGCAGATCGACGGCGGCGATACCGACGTCACCAACATCGAGCGCCCGATGATGCCGCAGGCCTTCCGCATCAACGCCGCGGGCGAGCCCAGCCTCGACACCGACTATTTCACCAGCGTCGAACTCACCAGCACCGAGCCGCAGCAGGTCACCTACACCATCAACCCGAAAGCGGTGTGGAGCGACGGCACCCCGATCACCTGGGAGGACATCGCCGCACAGGCCAATGCGCTGAGCGGGCGCGACAAGACGTTCCTGATCCAGGCCAACCAGGGCTTCGACCGCGTGGCGAAGGTGGAGCGCGGCGTCGACGACCGACAGGCCGTGCTCACCTTCAGCAAGCATTTCGCCGACTGGCGCGGGCAATTCGCGGGTAACAGTTTCCTGTTTCCGAAGTCGGTCACCGCCACCCCGGAGTCGTTCAACAAGAGTCTCGTCGACAACATCACCCTCACCGCCGGGCCGTTCCTCGTCCAATCCACGGACCGGGCGCAGGGACGCATCGTGCTCGGGCGCAATCCGCTGTGGTGGGGCGAGAAACCGAAGCTCGACACGATCACCTGGAGTCTGCTGGACAGCGCCGCCTATCTGCCCGCCCTGCGCAACAACGAATTGGACTGGGCCGGCATCGCCAGCCGCGACGAGCTGAAGTCCGTCGAGGGCGCACCGGACATCGACATCCGCCGCGCACCGGCCAATCAATGGTCGCATCTGACCTTCAACGGCGCGCCCGGTTCTCTCCTGTCCGATCCCAAGGTGCGCGTGGCGATCTCGAAGGCGATCGACCGGCAGGGTATCGCCACGGCCATCGACAACGGCCTGGTCGCCGATCCCAAACCACTGAACAACCACATCTACCTGGAGGGCCAGAAGGGCTATCAGGACAACAGCCTCGGTTACGACCCCGATGCCGCCGCCCGCGAACTCGACGAGGCCGGCTGGAAACTCAACGGCGATGTGCGAGAGAAGGACGGGCGGAAACTGGAGATCCGCGACGTCATGTACAACCAGGACGTCTGGGTGCAGATAGCGCAGATCATGCAGCAGAATCTCGCCCGCATCGGCGTGAAACTCACCATCGACACCAAACCGGGCACCGGGTACTTCACCGACTTCATCCAGCCCGGCGATTTCGATGTCGCGCAGTGGTCCTGGGTCGGCGACGCGTTCCCGCTGACCAACATGTTCCAGATCTGGGGCTACGATCCGAAGGATCTGCAGGGCAACTACGGTCGCATCGGTTCCCCGGAGCTGAACGACCTCATCGAGAAGACCGTCTCGGAACTGGATCCGAACAAGGCGATCGAGATGGCGAACCAGGTTGACCGCAAGATCTTCGAGGAGGGTCATTCGATCCCGCTGCTGCAATCGCCGGGCATCGTGGCGGTACGCGCCAACCTCGCCAATTACGGCGCCCGCGGTCTGGCGACCTACGACTGGACGAAAGTCGGCTTCCTGAAGTGA
- a CDS encoding ABC transporter family substrate-binding protein, whose protein sequence is MRIRSLTAVAVAAAVVATAALTGCSAGNQVPGGDVALGTSNDINPQPREAIRDGGNLRLATTEFPPNWNTLSNDGNNLEIARIVWPMMPRAFTTDAAGQLSVDRDYFTDVRLTGTDPQQVTYTINPKAVWTDGTPITWADIAAQADALSGRDKRFLIAVTSGFDRVEKVERGVDDRQAVITFKQHYAEWQGQFAGNSMLFPKSVTGNPESFNHGLVDHITETAGPFKVRSTDRTQGRIVLERNPRWWGETPKLDTITISVLDQAAWPAALQNNELDAAQLYSISDLATVRGAAGMTIRRAPGTLWRHLTFNGAPGAVLADPKLRVAISKAIDRQTIVNAISNGLENDPKPLGNHIYVRGQQGYRDNNPPFDPDAAARELDALGWRLEGDVRVKDGRRLEIRDVMYNNDVWVKVAQIIQQNLARIGVKVIIDPRPGQNIFSDVFIPGDFDLAQFQWQGDAFPLSGVPQIYAYHPDDVQGNFGRIGSPELNELIDRTLSELDPQRAIELANEVDRAVFAEGFSLPLTQDPGNYGVRADIANFGAPGMASYDYTKIGFTK, encoded by the coding sequence ATGAGAATCCGGTCGCTGACGGCAGTCGCCGTCGCCGCGGCGGTCGTCGCGACGGCCGCCCTGACGGGCTGCTCCGCCGGGAACCAGGTTCCCGGCGGGGATGTCGCGCTGGGCACCAGCAACGACATCAACCCGCAACCGCGCGAAGCGATCCGCGACGGCGGCAACCTGCGGCTGGCGACCACGGAGTTCCCGCCCAACTGGAACACCCTGTCCAACGACGGCAACAACCTCGAGATCGCGCGCATCGTGTGGCCGATGATGCCGCGCGCGTTCACCACCGACGCGGCCGGGCAGCTGTCGGTGGATCGGGACTACTTCACCGACGTGCGGCTGACCGGCACCGACCCGCAACAGGTCACCTACACCATCAATCCGAAGGCGGTGTGGACCGACGGCACCCCGATCACCTGGGCGGACATCGCCGCGCAGGCCGATGCGCTCAGCGGCCGCGACAAGCGGTTTCTGATCGCGGTGACCAGCGGTTTCGACCGGGTGGAGAAGGTCGAGCGCGGGGTCGACGACCGGCAGGCGGTCATCACCTTCAAGCAGCACTACGCGGAGTGGCAGGGCCAGTTCGCCGGGAACTCGATGCTGTTCCCGAAGTCGGTGACCGGGAATCCGGAGTCGTTCAACCACGGCCTGGTCGACCACATCACCGAGACCGCCGGGCCGTTCAAGGTGCGGTCGACCGATCGCACCCAGGGCCGGATCGTACTGGAGCGCAACCCGAGATGGTGGGGCGAGACACCGAAGCTGGACACCATCACGATCAGCGTGCTCGACCAGGCCGCGTGGCCGGCCGCCCTGCAGAACAACGAACTCGACGCGGCGCAGCTGTACTCGATCTCCGACCTGGCGACCGTGCGCGGCGCCGCCGGGATGACCATCCGACGCGCGCCCGGCACCCTGTGGCGGCACCTCACGTTCAACGGCGCGCCGGGCGCCGTCCTGGCGGATCCGAAACTGCGCGTGGCCATCTCGAAGGCCATCGACCGGCAGACCATCGTGAACGCCATCTCCAACGGGCTGGAGAACGACCCGAAACCGCTCGGCAATCACATCTATGTGCGTGGCCAGCAGGGTTATCGGGACAACAATCCGCCCTTCGATCCGGACGCGGCCGCGCGCGAACTCGACGCGCTGGGCTGGCGGCTGGAAGGTGATGTGCGCGTCAAGGACGGCCGCCGCCTCGAGATCCGCGATGTCATGTACAACAACGACGTCTGGGTGAAGGTCGCGCAGATCATCCAGCAGAACCTCGCCCGCATCGGCGTGAAGGTGATCATCGATCCCCGCCCGGGCCAGAACATCTTCTCCGACGTCTTCATCCCGGGTGACTTCGACCTGGCCCAATTCCAATGGCAGGGCGATGCTTTCCCGCTCAGCGGGGTGCCGCAGATCTACGCCTACCACCCCGACGACGTGCAGGGGAATTTCGGCCGCATCGGTTCCCCGGAACTGAACGAGCTGATCGATAGGACACTGTCGGAACTCGACCCGCAGCGGGCGATCGAGCTGGCGAACGAGGTGGACCGGGCGGTCTTCGCCGAAGGCTTCTCACTGCCGCTGACCCAGGATCCGGGGAATTACGGCGTGCGCGCCGACATCGCCAATTTCGGGGCGCCCGGAATGGCCTCCTACGACTACACCAAGATCGGCTTCACGAAGTGA